The Maridesulfovibrio sp. genomic sequence TTTAAAAAAGACAAAATTTCAGATTGTTACAATCGTGTTACGACTGCTTCTCGTTATTTTTCAATTAGATGTCTATTGACAATGTGGACATTCATTCTAATGTGGCTGTAATTTCATGCTAACAGCGTGAAATGACGTGTTGTTGACATGGGTTTTGGACTATTCCCTTTCTGGGAATTGGTGGATCACTTTGATGCGGACTGATCTGTCGGAAGTTCATAATTACACATGCTCAATGTTGCATTGTGAACTTTGTGTCTGTGGTGTCGTGTAATGACGCACAGGTTGTAAAGTGAACATTACAGCTGTTATTCCCGGTTGTTACCGGTGAATAGCGTAACTTAAAACGGTAAGGAATGTGAAAATGGTTAGAAGAATTGTTCGTCCATTGGTTTTGGCTATCTGCCTGGCAATGGTAGCGGCTACAGCTTTTGCTGCAGCTCCCAAGTATGTTTTCTATTTTATTGGTGACGGTCTAGGACCTTCACAGCGTATGGCTGCAGAGCTTTACAACAAAATGGAAAAGAATGATGCCGACGCCAAGCTGATCATGAATACTTTTCCCCAATCTGCACTGGTAACCACTTACTCAGATAACACCCTGATCACTGACTCGGCAGCAGGCGGAACTGCTTTGTCCTGTGGTTACAAAACCACTAACGGTTACCTTGGTAAACTGCCTGATGGAAGTGATATCAAGTCTATTGCTGAAGCTGCAAAAGAAAACGGATACGCAGTCGGTATTGTTACTTCTACCCGTTTGACTCATGCAACACCGGCTTCTTTTTCCGCACACAATCCTGACCGTAATGCTGCTAATGAAATTGCGGTAGATCAGGCTGATTCCGGCTTTGATTTCTTTGCGGGCGGCGGTTATCGTTATTTTGTAGCCAAGAACAACGCACAGGGTCTGAAGTCAAAGCGTATGGATGATGTGGATGTTGTTAAAATGTTCGCCGACCAAGGTTATAAAACTTTCGTTGGTGATTCCAGCCGCGATGCTTTTCGTTCTTACAAGCCTAAAAAAGGGGAGAAAGTTTTTGCTGCTCTGACTTACAGCCATTTGCCTTACGAAGTGGAGCGCCGTAACAGTAAGCTGACTGAAAATAAGCTGCCTTCTCTGTGCGAACTGACTGGGAAAGCAGTGGAATCCCTTGCCGCTCAAGAGAAACCTTTCTTCCTGATGGTTGAGGGTGGACGTATTGACCATGCAGCCCATGCTCACGATCCTGCTTCCACCATTCTTGATACTATCGCAATGGATGAAGCTGTGAAAGTTGCATATGATTTTTATAAAAAGCATCCTGAAGAAACTCTGATCGTTACCGCGGCCGACCATGAAACAGGTGGTGTAGGACTTGGGATTTCCATGGATTCCAAGGGTTACTTTCTCAATCTTAAGGCTCTGGAAAAGGTTCGTGTTTCCGCAGAAGACAATCTGAATCAATATTATAACAAACTGGCAGCTAAAGAGTCAGACCTGAAAAAACGTCATGCCGCTTTCATCGCTTATGTTGAAAAAGAGTGGGGCCTGACTGACCGTACTGCTGCCGAAGATAAGATTCTCGTAAACGCCATGGATGTTCAGGATAAGAACCAGAACCTGCCCAAAGACAAAAAAGTGAGTTACGGATATTCTTATACTCCGACCATGGTAGCTGTTACCGATCTGATTTCCCAGCGAGCAAGGATTTCATGGACTTCCTTTGTACACACCGGGACATTTATTCCTGCAACCGCCATCGGAGTAGGGTCTGAAAGATTTAACGGCTTCATTGATAACACTGATATCCCCAACCGGATGGCAGAAGTGATGGAAGTTAAACTTTCTGACATCAAACATACCGATTCCAAGGCTCTGTTGGGTAAGACTTACGGCCCCCAGGAAAAATACGCGAAAATTCCGTACAACAAATAGTTGTATCGAATTAGTTGACGATTTAAGGTCCCCACGCCCGTGGGGACCTCTGATTGCTTATATAGGTATCTCCTGCAGCGTAAAATAAATGGCCGTGAGTCTGCGGACATGAATTATCTTACGCTTGGATGCACTGCAAAAGGCTGAAACTTACGTGTGATTATATACGCATCGTTCCAGCCTTTTTTTGATCCTTGTTTTCAGCTCTTTCCAGACTCTGTGTAATATGAGGTAGTAATGAAAAAGTTCGCATCCCCTGTTTTTTTTATCCTGATGATTGTCGGGCTTGTCGGCCTGTTGAAATATGAAGATCCCGGGACGGATATAAAAACCGGTCTGCACGAATTGCGGGCAACCGTTACTGCGGTAAATAATGATGCTCTTGTCGAAATGGGTACTGCCCGTATAGGCGGACAACATGTAACTGCGATATTACAGGACGGGGAAGTCAAAGGGCAGACCGTAACCGGAGTTAATCAGTTGACCGGTCAGCCGGAAATGGATGAGCTGTTTCATCCCGGAGATACTATTCTCATGGCGGTACGCATTGTTGACGGTAAACCGACGCAAGCACGCGCCGTTCACCAGTTCCGTCAGGGCTGGGAGCTTAGCCTGTTCGGATTGTTTATCATTATCCTGTTGATTTATGCCCGATTAATAGGCTTAAAGGCGCTGTTCAGTTTTATCACCAGCTTTTATATTATCTGGAAATTTTTCATCCCCGGACTGCTTGGCGGCGGCAATCCAATTCTTTTGACTGTGGTTACCCTTACATTGCTTACAGTGGTGATCATTACCTGTGTAGCCGGATTGTCGAGGGTTACTGTAGTGGCTACCATGGGGACTCTCTGCGGTCTTTTGCTGGCGTTGAGTCTTACCTTGTTTTTTGGCGAAAAACTTAAGCTGGCGGGCATGACCGCGCCGTTTGCAAGCATGCTGGTTTTTTCGGGTTACTATACACTGGATCTGCTGGATATCTTTTATGCTTCTGTAATACTCGGGGCTTCCGGGGCGGCTATGGATATTGCCATGGATGTTGCCGCTTCCATGAACGAGGTCTTGGCTAAGAAGCCGGACATCACCCGCAATGAGCTGATCAAGTCCGGATTCAACGTAGGACGTATGGTTACCGGGACCATGACAACGACTCTTCTGCTGGCCTATTCCGGAGGTTATCTGACTATGCTGATGGTTTTTATGGCCAAAGCTACGTCTTTTACGCGTATGCTTAATTTTAAGCTGGTGGCAGCGGAAATTTTTCGCACATTGGTCGGAAGTGTAGGGCTTGTTCTGGTGGCGCCGATTACAGCGATACTGGCAGGATTTATTTTATGCGGAGTTAAGGAACTCAATAAATCACGCAACTGAAAAGATCTGGCTCACATAATAAAAAAGACGGATTTTTGTGGAAGTGCCGAAGGTAGGAGAGAAAAAGATAGGAATGTCGTAGATGATGTTTTCTCAGCAGTAAAAAAAAGTCCCGGACAGAGATTGTCCGGGACTTTATATTTTTAGAGAGTAATTCTAATTCAGTTTGCTGGTAATGTTGTTTTTGATCCAGTGAGCGTCCCACCATTCGACAGGATTAACCGGAATACCGGCACAGATGACACCGTAATGCAGGTGGTCGCCACCAGCCATGCCCGTTGCTCCGGTCTTACCGATAATCTGGCCCTTGGCGACCATGTCTCCGGGCTCCACTTCAATTACACTCAGGTGAGAGTAGAGGGTCTGCAGGCCAAGACCGTGATCAATGATCACCGCGTTGCCGTAGATGCCGAAATCTGATTCCGCAAGTACAACGCGACCATTGTTCGCCGCAGGAATGGGAGCCTGCCGGGTACTTGCGAGGTCAATTCCCAAGTGGGTCTGGTTGTCAATGACTTTTCCACCATAGTAATAGCTGCGTTTGTCACCGAATCCGGCACGGGGAGCGGCATTGGGCAACCTCATGAATTTACCTTCAAAAAGAAAGGTAGATGAAGTTTCTTTTGCTACCCGGTGCAACTCAGCACGGTTTTTCTTTCGCAGATCACGGTTGACCTTGAGGAAAAGTTCCACCTGACTGGGCAGGCCGGGATAATCTCCCTCAAACTGAGGCATTTTTGTGTTCAGGAAACGGTCTGAGATGTTAATCCGGTCATGCCGGTAGGTTTTGCCGTTGGCATGGTACCAGAATGAACCTTTGCGGATATTTCCTGCGGCATCTTCTGCAATCAGCACAGGGTTAAAGTCTTTTTTCTCAGTGTAGTACGGCATGGCGAAGAGGCATGCGTAAGTCCCGTTCGGTTGTTTGTGACCGGGGAAAAAATCTTCGTTCACCTGTACTCCGGTTTTAACCGGGGTTTCACTGACATTATAAATGAGCAGACCGCAGCCACCCTGATTAAAGTTATGGGTGGTGGATTGAACAGTGATTTTCGGGGCAATTGTATCAAGTGTGTAGTTACCGCGGGCAATAACCGCATTGCCGCTGCCGAATCCGGCAAGAGAAGTATCTACAGCCCATACTGCCAGTTCAAAAGGTCCTTCCTTGATTTGTTTTTTCTTAATTAGAATGTCTTCATTGTAGTCAAAGCTTCCCTTGGGAAGATTTTTTTCGGTGAGAGTAATTTTCTTGTCACCCTGCGAAAGAACTATTTTGACTGCTTTAAGGCCGGACTGGGTGTCGCTGATATTCACATTGATAGGAGTATCATAGGTTGTATAACCATTGCCCGGTTTCAAGGTTGCCTGAGGAGAGGTTGTGTCCTTGTAAAGTAGATAGGCCCCGGTCCCGATTACAGCGACAAGAATGATCAGCAGGAAAATTTGTCCAATACGACTTTTCTTTTTAGCCATTATAAATCCTTAATTTTTTCATGTGAATCTTTAAAAACACACATTTTTTGTACTCCTGCTGAGCATAACCATAAATCTAGACAGGATTCAACATACAACATTGTTAAAAAAAGAACGATCTATGAGTTGTATAGGTACTATCTATGCATATGCCAGTTTTATATCAGATATTGTTGACGAAAAAAGCTGGAGTGTGTATTTGTTTTCAAAAATATCGTCGCCGTGGCGGTTTTTTTTATTTAGTAAGGACAGTGCCTTACTACGCCGGCAACCACCAAGGAGGTAGGGATGAGTTTGACCAGGCGAGATTTCGTGAAAATGTGCACAGGAACTGTGGCTGGATTTGGGATTTCCCAGATGTTCAACCCCAGTGTTGTGCATGCGCTGAAAAAGTTTGTACCGAATGTTTTCTGGCTGCAGGGACAGGGCTGCACCGGTTGTTCGGTTTCCATACTTAACTCAGTGCATCCCTCTATTGCAGAGGTTCTTCTTGATGTGATTAACCTTGATTATCATCCGACTATCATGGGTTCCGAAGGCCACGAAGCCTGGGGATACATGATGGATCAGGCTGAAGCCAACAAGGGTAAGTACATTGTTATTGTTGAAGGTGCCGTTCCCACAGCTGAGAACGGTCATTTCTGTATCGTTGGTGCAGACGCCAACCATAAAGAATACACCATGAGTGAGGCCACTCTCGAGATGGCCAAAAATGCTGCTGTGGTTGTAAACGTTGGTACTTGCTCTGCATATGGCGGTATTCCCGCTGCTGAGGGAAATGTTACCGGCTCCATGTCTGTAACCAATTTCCTTGCAGAAAACGGTGTGAAGACTCCCGTAGTTAACATTCCGGGTTGCCCCCCCCATCCAGACTGGATGGTCGGAACCCTCGTTGTCGCTATCAATGCTATTGAGGAAAAAGGGCTGCAGGGCGGTCTGGCTGAAGTTGTCAAGATTCTTGATGACAACGGTCGTCCTACACCTTTCTTCGGTAAAAACATTCATGACAACTGCCCATTTCTTGAGCAGTTCGACAACGACGAATATGCTGAAGTATTCACTGACCCCGTTAAATGCCGTTACGAGCTTGGCTGTAAAGGTCCAAACGCCAACTCCGACTGCTTCAAACGCAAGTGGAACGGCGGCGTTAACTGGTGTGTTGAAAACTCAGTATGTCTTGGCTGTGTAGAACCGGGATTCCCGGATGAAATGTCTCCCTTCTACGAAGCCGGTTAACCGGAAAAGGAGTATTAATCCTTATGTCTTCATCTCATGCTCCCGCCGCCAAGGACGGGAAACTTAAGATTGCCATTGATCCGGTTACCCGAATCGAAGGTCACCTCAAGGCTGAGGTCGTAGTTAAAGACGGTAAAGTAGTGGATGCATGGCTCTCCGGCGGCATGTATCGCGGTTTCGAGAACATCCTTGTCGGACGTGATCCCCGTGATGCAGCCCAGCTGACCCAGCGTCTGTGCGGTGTTTGTCCAACTGCTCATTCCACTGCTTCCACCCGTGCTCTTGATGACGCTTTTGGCGTAAAGCTGACCACCAACGGTCGTGTAACCAAAAACCTCATCTTCGGCGCTAACTACCTGCAGTCTCATATTCTGCATTTCTATCATCTTGCAGCTCTGGACTTCGTACGCGGTCCCGGCAAAGCTCCCTTTGTTCCCCGCTTCGAACATCCTGACCTGCGTCTTGATGAAAAAACCAACAAGGTAGCTGTAGACCAGTACGTTAAGGCTCTTGAAATCCGCCGTATCTGCCACGAAATGGTAGCTCTCTTCGGTGGTAAAATGCCTCACATCTCAGGTCAGGTCGTTGGTGGTGCAACTGAAATTCCGACCCAGGAAAAGCTCGCTGAATACGCAAGCCGTTTCAAGCAGGTCCAGAAGTTCATTGCTGAAACCTACGTCCCCACTGTTTACCTTATCGGTTCCGTCTACAAAGATCTGTTCAAGATCGGTGGCGGTTATAAAAATGCTATGGCTTACGGCGTATTCCCCATGGATGATGCTGAGTCCGAATTCCTGCTCAAGCCCGGTGTATACATCGACGGCAAAGATGCAGGCTTTGACCAGAAGCTCATCAAGGAATACACCAAGTACGCATGGTACACCGACGAGTGTTCCGATCTGCATCCCAGCGAAGGTAAAACCATCCCGGATGTACATAAGAAGGACGCTTACAGCTTCTGTAAGGCTTCCCGCTACAACGGCCACGCTGTTGAAGTCGGTCCCCTTGCACGTATGTGGGTTCATAACCCCGAGCTCAGCCCCATGGGTAAAAAACAGCTCAAGGATCTCTTCGGCATCGAAGCCAAGATGTTCCGCGATCTGGGCGAAGATATGGCATTCTCCCTCATGGGCCGCCACGTTGCACGCGCAGAAGAAGCCTACATGGTTGCAAACGCAATTCAGGATGCATGGCTCAAGGAAGTCAAACCCGGCGAAGAAACCTACGTCAAGTCTGAAATTCCGCAGTCTGCAGAAGGTCTCGGTCTTACCGAAGCACCCCGTGGCTCCCTGCTGCACTACATCAACATCAAGGACCAGAAGACTGCCAATTACCAGATGATCCCCGCGACCCTCTGGAACAGCACCCCTCGTGATGACAAAGGTCATCGCGGTACCATCGAGGAAGCCCTCGTGGGTACTCCGGTTCCCGATCCGAAAAACCCTGTTGACGTCTCAAGGATCATCAGATCCTTTGACCCGTGACTGGGTTGTGCCGTGCACGTGCTGCACGCAGAGACCGGTGAAGAGCATGTTGTTCACGTAGGCGAAGGCTGCTAACGTAACGACGTTTCACTGAATATAAACTCCCGGTCGCAGGGTCCCTGTGTCCGGGAGTTTCCCTTTATAGTCTCCGACGGCTCTCCGAGGTCCAAAGAACCCTTTTGCAAAAGGGTTCTTTGGACTCTCCCAAAACCTTTCAGTAAGGCTTCGCCGTCTTTGTTTTCGAAGACCTTCATAGAAAGCTATTCGCAAAGCATAACTAAAACGTCTTTGAAAGAGAGGGGATGGGGTCTGGGGAAGGGGAGAGAAAACTTTGCTAACGCCCAAAGTTTTTCTCTCCCCTTCCCCAGCCGCCGGAGGCATCCCAAAAAGGATATAAAATGAAGAAACTGTTGGTACTTGGGATTGGAAACATCCTCCTTGGCGATGAGGGCGTCGGGGTGCATGCTGTAGAAGAGTTGAAGAAAGAAGAATGGCCCGAGTTCGTCCATCTGGTGGACGGCGGCACATTCACTCATGATATTTTTCATATTCTGGAAGGCTATGACGGACTTCTGGTGCTGGACATCGTTCATGGCGGGAAGGATGGCGGCACCGTATATTATCTTGAAGAAAAAGATATTATCGACAACGAGAAACAACGTTTGTCACTGCACGACATTGATCTTGTTGATTCCCTGAATATGGCCGGAGCAGTCGGCAAGCGTCCTGCAATGCGTATTCTGGGCATGGAGCCTGAGAACTACACTGACTGGTCCATGGAGATGACCGATACCTGCAAGGCGGTATTCCCCGGCTATGTTGAACGGGCCCGTCAGGAGATCAAGCGTTTTATTGAGGAGTTTGATCAGTAGGGCTGTTTGAGTTTTTGGATTATGTTTTTTTTAACGGCAGTTCCTTTGTGGGGCTGCCGTTTTTTGTTTGGATAACACGATTGAACTAACATTGTTAAAAAATATGGTTATTGACTGTGATTGTTCTGATTATGTAAGTTCTTTTTGCTTAGTTAAATTTTAGTCGAAGGTTTTAGCAATGAACAAAACTCTAAGTTTTCTTGATCAGGTTGCAACTGTTCCTGCTGGTGTATGGAATGGCGTGATGGCTTTTTGTGCTGTTGGAGGATTGATCATCGCGTTTCTGACATATCGGGCTATGCAACGACAGAATGAGATAGCCAAAGAAGCTCAAACAGATGAGACTGTAAGAGAATTATTAGATAATTATAGAAGTGGATCGCAAGCGAAAGATGAAGAGATCAGTACGTTAAAGAAAGGGCTTAAAGATGCTGTTGAAGGTTTGCGTGAACTTGAGAAGCAAGATGATACTGCACAATTGGCAAAGCAAGCTGAAGAACAATTGAAGAAAGGGAATACTGAGTTAGCGAAGGCTCTTTATCGGCAAGTTGGGGAAGATAAGGAAAAGTGCGCTGAAGTTGTTAATGTAGAAGCTGCGAACGCTTATCGTAATTTAGCAGCGTTATCTTTTTTGAGTAATTATCGCGAGGCCTTTAAAGCATACGAGAAGGCGGTTAAACTTGATCCCAATACAGTAGAAGGGTGGATCGGTATGGCTCTCGCCCAAAAGCATCTTGGATTGTTCGGGGATGCTAAAGCTTCGCTTTATGAAGTTTTACGAAGGCGTGAGCAGTATGGTGCTTACGATAAGTTTGTGTCAGCTGCATTTGGTAATTTAGGAATTATTTATAAGCTTGAAGGCGATTATAATACTGCGGTAAGTTATTTTAAAAAGTCATTGAAAATTGATATAAAAAATAAGTCCCATGAGTTGGCATGTGGTTATAATAATATAGCGAATGTTAAAAGTTTACAGGGTGATTTTAATGCAGCAAGAAACTACTATTTAAAGGCTTTAGCAATAGATAAGAAATTAAATAGACTTAAGGGAGTTGCTGCCTCTTACTCTAATTTGGGTGTGTTGTATAAAATTCAAGGTTTTTATGATAAAGCTCTTGCGTTGTATAATAAGGCTATGAAAATTGATTTAAAATTAAATAATAAAGAAGGTGTGGCAGTATCATATACTAATATAGGTAACTTATATTTGGCTCAGGGTAATTTTGAATTAGCAAAAAATAATTACGACAAAGCATTAAATATTAATAGTGAGTTAGGAGACGTTGTTGGGCTTGCTACTCAATATGGAAATTTAGGACTTATTTTTTATGAAAATGGAATTTATGATCAAGCTAAAGAATACTGTCAGCTTGCATTAGATTTAGATTGTAAAACAGGATACAAAGAAGGTATGAGTATTCAATATGCAAATCTTGGAGTTATTTGTTTAGATCAAGGTGATTTACCAGCTGCTGAATATTTATATAATAAGGCATTGGATTTATATAAAGAACTTGGCGATAAGGTTGGAATTGCAATTCAGTATGGAAATTTTGGAACTCTTAAAAAGAAATTGAATGAATTTGTTAAGGCAGAACAGTTCTACATGAGTTCCTTGAAAATTAATCAAGAAATAGGACGAGAAGAAGGCATTGCGATGCAATATAAAAACTTGGGGTATCTTTATCTGGATCAGGATAGAGTTATCGAAGCTGTGGATAACTTTAAGAAATCGCAAACTATTTATCTAAAATTAGGAAGGTTACAACAGGTTGAATCCATTAAATCTCTTATTGATGACTGCTTAGATTAATTATCCTTCTCCACACCCTCAACCTACTTCCCCAAAACCAGCAAAATATTAAAGCTAGCTTTTGGGGCTGCCGTTTTTTCTTTCCCCATGGACAACTGGCAACACAAACCCCGCAAATATACGACGACAAATTCCCGTATCCCGAGACTTTGTTCAAATGATCCACACATGCAGTCAAATCTACAGCTTCATTGCGTGAAGCATAATAAAGGTCGGTATTGACGTTTTTTATGGCTCCTGAAGGGCAGGCGTCGGTGCATTTTGTACATTTGCCGCAACGGTTTCTGATCGGTTCGTCGGCAGGAATATCCAAGTCTGTAAGTATTGTTACAAGACGAACTCTTGGTCCGTATTGCGGGGTAACCAGCAACAAAGATTTGCCTTGCCAGCCTAATCCGGCATTGATTGCTACAGCCTTGTGGGAAATATAGGATACAAACCGTTCTTCACAGAGAATCTGACTGGCTGGAAGGGGCAGGGCTTTACCTCCGTTATTTTGGATAAAGCTGCTTACCCGGCAGGCGATATGATCAAGAAGGGCGTTAACGCGTTGGTAGTGCTGGGAATAAATTTCGGTAGGGGTGTCTACGATGGTATCAATAATTCCGTCCGCTAGCTGAACTGCAATTGAAATTGCCCGGGGGAAATTGTTCAGCAGATTCTCGGGTCTGGTTTCCATTCCTGCCATACGGGTTGAGTCTGCAACTCTAACCAGATCTGCGCCCCATTGTTTTGCATTTGCAAATAGATCTTCTTTAAGGTTAGTCATTTTTTACTCCTGATTAATAATTATTGCGGCAGTATGAGCAGATTCTTTAGTATCAGAGGCAAGAATTATCTATATAGAATAAAATTGACATATTCAGAAGTAAAGCCGTTATTCTTCGATAACTTCAATCAACTTCTTCAAAACCAACGGCGTATTAAAATTCTCCAACACCCGCACACGCCCTGCAGCTCCCATTTTCTTGCGTAACTCGCCATCAATAATCATCTTTTCCAGAGCTGCTGCCAATTCCTCACTATTTTCTACCGGAACTAAAATTCCAGTCTCGCCATCAGCAACAACTTCTGGATTGGAGCTGATATTAAATCCTACCACGGGTTTTTGCAAAGTCATAGCTTCTACAAGAGCATAACCGAATCCTTCCCATAATGAAGGTAAGCAGAAAATATCCTGCGAAGCGTGAAAACTTTTCATGTTTTCGATGAAACCGAGGAAGGAAACCTTGTCGTTTACGTCCAGTTCTGTGGCGTAATCTTTCAGTTCCTGTTCCATTTCACCTTTTCCGGCAATGAGAATTTTGAAATTCAAGTCCTTTTCTTTAAGCAGTTTTGCGGACTCAATGAGATGTTTTTGGCCTTTTTGGGCAGTCAAGCGGGCCGCATTTCCGATTACTACTTCACCATTTTGTGGTGTATAGAGAGTAGAAAAATTCTGTTTATCGAATTCGGCTACATCAAAACCGTTGTAGATCTGGCGGATTTTGCTTTCATCAATAAGGGATACGTTGTTGGCTAAAACGGTCCGTTTAGTTTCAAGGGAATTGACGATCAAGCGATCAACAACATTTTTATAGATGTAGCGGTTCAGGAAAGAATTTTTTACCGGAACGGCAATCCCGCGACGGTAAACTATCCGGTTAACCCCTGCGCGTTTGGCGGCGATGCCTCCGCTTTTGAGATCGGAGGGCAGTGCGGTGATCAGGGTCTGGATGTTGTTGTCTTTGAAAAAAGTCTTCAAGCGACCCATTAAAGCTGGATTAAGAAAGGAAAGATTGCCGATGGGTTCGCTGTGCAGTGTGATGCCCGGTTCGTTTTCAAGGCGGGATTTCAGTTCGGATTTATGGTTGGTTACCACGAAAACGTTGTAACCCTGATCCCGGAGGAGCAGGGAAAAGTGGTGGTTCCACTTCTCCCCGCCGCCCCAGGCTTTGTTGCTATTGAAAAAGCATATGTTTTTATTCACTTAACTTGATTCCAAGTGCGTCTGCTGTCAGCTGCGGTATTGATTCAAGGCTGGGACATACTGTGAATCCTGCTGCACGCATTTTTTCCAGCTTGCCCTGTACCCCGGTTCCTTCTTGAAGGATTGCACCTGCGTGGCCCAGACGTTTGCCCGGAGGTGCGGTCTGACCAGCAATAAAGGAAAGTACGGGTTTGTCAAATCCTGTTTCAATTACGTAATCCGCAAGATCCTGTTCAGCGGTTCCGCCGATCTCACCAAGGACCATGACCGCCTTGGTCTCATCGTGATTGCGCAGCATTTCGAAAACATCCGCAAAGGTGGTCCCGATGTATGAATCACCGCCTATGCCGATGGACAGCGACTGGCCGATGCCAACCTGATTGAGGCGGTCAGCGACTTCGTAGGTGAGTGTCCCGGAACGGGAAAGTACCGCCACCGGACCGGGGGAGAACGGGGTTGTTGGTAAAATGCCTATTTTGGTCTGTCCGGGTACAATCATGCCGGGTGTGTTGGGGCCGACGATGCGTGATTTACCGCCTTTGACCTGCTCCAGCACATTGAGCATGGCTGACTGAACAATGCCTTCAGTGATGCAGACTACCCATGGAATTTCGCAGGAAGCAGCTTCAAGGATGGCATCTGTAGCCAGCTTGGGCGGTACGAAAATGATGCTGGCCCCGATTTTATGATGCCGCTGCGCTTCTTTGATGGAGTTGTATACCGGAACTCCGAGAACTTCCTGTCCGCCTTTGAATGGGGTTACCCCGGCCACGATGTTGGAGCCGTATTCAAGCATAAGTTTCGTATGCAAACGACCTTCAGCTCCAGTGATACCCTGCACGAGGATGGGAGTGTCTTTGTTGATTCCGAAATTGTACGGCGATTTGTAACCGATGTCCTTGGGACGGGAATCAGGCATGGCTGCGATAGGCTCGGGAAATTCTATTTTCGGGGAGTCAGCAGGTTTGAGTCCGGTCAGCAGGTCAAGAGCTTCCTGCATATTTCTGGCCCGGTGCAGCTTGTCGCCTTTAACCTGCTTGAGTGCTTCAAGCCCCTCTTCGGCACTGTTACCGGACATACGTACTACGATGGGCTTTTCCGGTTCCTTTCCGCCCAGTGCTGCTACTAGAGCATTGGCAACCAGTTCGCAGGAAAGGATTCCGCCGAAAAGGTTGATCAGGATTGCTTTTACCTGATCATCATCAAAGAGCAGCCTCAAGGCGGTTTCAATGCGTTTCTGGTCAGCTGCACCTCCCAGATCCAGAAAGTTTGCCGCCGGGAGGTCGGAGAAGTTGAGCGCGTCCATGGAAGCCATAGCCAGGCCAGCCCCGTTGGCAATAAGACCTACCCATCCTTTGAGGGAAACAAAGCTCATTCCGGCGTCACGGGCTATGTTTTCTACCGGGGTAGAGTGCTCCGGTTGGTAGAATTTTTCAAAAGCCGGATTAAGGTCGACTATGTTGTCATCCATTTCAATTTTGCCATCAAGAGCAAGCAGCTTGCCGTATCCGGTCAGGGCCAAGGG encodes the following:
- the hysB gene encoding NiFeSe hydrogenase small subunit, producing MSLTRRDFVKMCTGTVAGFGISQMFNPSVVHALKKFVPNVFWLQGQGCTGCSVSILNSVHPSIAEVLLDVINLDYHPTIMGSEGHEAWGYMMDQAEANKGKYIVIVEGAVPTAENGHFCIVGADANHKEYTMSEATLEMAKNAAVVVNVGTCSAYGGIPAAEGNVTGSMSVTNFLAENGVKTPVVNIPGCPPHPDWMVGTLVVAINAIEEKGLQGGLAEVVKILDDNGRPTPFFGKNIHDNCPFLEQFDNDEYAEVFTDPVKCRYELGCKGPNANSDCFKRKWNGGVNWCVENSVCLGCVEPGFPDEMSPFYEAG
- a CDS encoding alkaline phosphatase; translated protein: MVRRIVRPLVLAICLAMVAATAFAAAPKYVFYFIGDGLGPSQRMAAELYNKMEKNDADAKLIMNTFPQSALVTTYSDNTLITDSAAGGTALSCGYKTTNGYLGKLPDGSDIKSIAEAAKENGYAVGIVTSTRLTHATPASFSAHNPDRNAANEIAVDQADSGFDFFAGGGYRYFVAKNNAQGLKSKRMDDVDVVKMFADQGYKTFVGDSSRDAFRSYKPKKGEKVFAALTYSHLPYEVERRNSKLTENKLPSLCELTGKAVESLAAQEKPFFLMVEGGRIDHAAHAHDPASTILDTIAMDEAVKVAYDFYKKHPEETLIVTAADHETGGVGLGISMDSKGYFLNLKALEKVRVSAEDNLNQYYNKLAAKESDLKKRHAAFIAYVEKEWGLTDRTAAEDKILVNAMDVQDKNQNLPKDKKVSYGYSYTPTMVAVTDLISQRARISWTSFVHTGTFIPATAIGVGSERFNGFIDNTDIPNRMAEVMEVKLSDIKHTDSKALLGKTYGPQEKYAKIPYNK
- a CDS encoding M23 family metallopeptidase gives rise to the protein MAKKKSRIGQIFLLIILVAVIGTGAYLLYKDTTSPQATLKPGNGYTTYDTPINVNISDTQSGLKAVKIVLSQGDKKITLTEKNLPKGSFDYNEDILIKKKQIKEGPFELAVWAVDTSLAGFGSGNAVIARGNYTLDTIAPKITVQSTTHNFNQGGCGLLIYNVSETPVKTGVQVNEDFFPGHKQPNGTYACLFAMPYYTEKKDFNPVLIAEDAAGNIRKGSFWYHANGKTYRHDRINISDRFLNTKMPQFEGDYPGLPSQVELFLKVNRDLRKKNRAELHRVAKETSSTFLFEGKFMRLPNAAPRAGFGDKRSYYYGGKVIDNQTHLGIDLASTRQAPIPAANNGRVVLAESDFGIYGNAVIIDHGLGLQTLYSHLSVIEVEPGDMVAKGQIIGKTGATGMAGGDHLHYGVICAGIPVNPVEWWDAHWIKNNITSKLN
- the hysA gene encoding NiFeSe hydrogenase large subunit HysA: MSSSHAPAAKDGKLKIAIDPVTRIEGHLKAEVVVKDGKVVDAWLSGGMYRGFENILVGRDPRDAAQLTQRLCGVCPTAHSTASTRALDDAFGVKLTTNGRVTKNLIFGANYLQSHILHFYHLAALDFVRGPGKAPFVPRFEHPDLRLDEKTNKVAVDQYVKALEIRRICHEMVALFGGKMPHISGQVVGGATEIPTQEKLAEYASRFKQVQKFIAETYVPTVYLIGSVYKDLFKIGGGYKNAMAYGVFPMDDAESEFLLKPGVYIDGKDAGFDQKLIKEYTKYAWYTDECSDLHPSEGKTIPDVHKKDAYSFCKASRYNGHAVEVGPLARMWVHNPELSPMGKKQLKDLFGIEAKMFRDLGEDMAFSLMGRHVARAEEAYMVANAIQDAWLKEVKPGEETYVKSEIPQSAEGLGLTEAPRGSLLHYINIKDQKTANYQMIPATLWNSTPRDDKGHRGTIEEALVGTPVPDPKNPVDVSRIIRSFDPULGCAVHVLHAETGEEHVVHVGEGC
- a CDS encoding YibE/F family protein; this translates as MKKFASPVFFILMIVGLVGLLKYEDPGTDIKTGLHELRATVTAVNNDALVEMGTARIGGQHVTAILQDGEVKGQTVTGVNQLTGQPEMDELFHPGDTILMAVRIVDGKPTQARAVHQFRQGWELSLFGLFIIILLIYARLIGLKALFSFITSFYIIWKFFIPGLLGGGNPILLTVVTLTLLTVVIITCVAGLSRVTVVATMGTLCGLLLALSLTLFFGEKLKLAGMTAPFASMLVFSGYYTLDLLDIFYASVILGASGAAMDIAMDVAASMNEVLAKKPDITRNELIKSGFNVGRMVTGTMTTTLLLAYSGGYLTMLMVFMAKATSFTRMLNFKLVAAEIFRTLVGSVGLVLVAPITAILAGFILCGVKELNKSRN